A single genomic interval of Oceanithermus profundus DSM 14977 harbors:
- a CDS encoding pyridoxal phosphate-dependent aminotransferase — translation MSRLSKRAQALKPSSTVAMNARALELRRQGVDVIALTAGEPDFDTPQHVKDAACQALAEGKTKYTPPAGIPELREALARKFERENGLSYAPDQITVGAGGKGVLYNLFQAILDPGDEVILLAPFWVSYSAQVELAGGVPVVVKSTAETGFVPELERVAAAVTERTKAIVVNSPSNPTGAVYPPELLQGLARLANDRGVFLVSDEIYEHLIYEGEAYSPGRDAPEWTITVGGAAKSYAMTGWRIGWAAGPKEIITAMTKIQGQSVTHPTTFAQWATIAALESPESRAFIEKAKAAFRRRRDFFVKGLEELGLPTPMPHGAFYVMPDVRRIHEDELKAAEIMLDRARVVVVPGTDFVAPGHVRMSYATSDENLERALERLAGLF, via the coding sequence ATGAGCCGCTTGTCCAAACGCGCACAAGCATTGAAGCCCAGCTCCACCGTGGCCATGAACGCCCGGGCGCTCGAGCTCCGGCGCCAGGGCGTGGACGTGATCGCCCTCACCGCCGGCGAGCCCGACTTCGACACCCCCCAGCACGTCAAGGACGCCGCCTGCCAGGCCCTGGCCGAGGGCAAGACCAAGTACACCCCGCCCGCGGGCATCCCCGAGCTGCGCGAGGCGCTGGCGCGCAAGTTCGAGCGCGAGAACGGCCTCTCCTACGCCCCCGACCAGATCACCGTGGGCGCGGGCGGCAAGGGCGTGCTCTACAACCTCTTCCAGGCCATCCTCGACCCCGGCGACGAGGTGATCCTGCTCGCCCCCTTCTGGGTCAGCTACTCGGCCCAGGTGGAGCTCGCGGGCGGCGTGCCGGTGGTGGTGAAGAGCACGGCCGAGACCGGCTTCGTGCCCGAGCTGGAGCGCGTGGCCGCGGCGGTCACGGAGCGCACCAAGGCCATCGTGGTCAACTCGCCCTCCAACCCCACCGGCGCGGTCTACCCGCCCGAGCTGCTGCAGGGGCTCGCCCGCCTGGCGAACGATCGCGGCGTCTTCCTGGTCTCCGACGAGATCTACGAACACCTGATCTACGAGGGCGAGGCCTACTCGCCCGGCCGCGACGCCCCCGAGTGGACGATCACCGTGGGCGGCGCGGCCAAGAGCTACGCCATGACTGGCTGGCGCATCGGCTGGGCGGCGGGGCCCAAGGAGATCATCACCGCGATGACCAAGATCCAGGGGCAGTCGGTCACCCACCCCACCACCTTCGCCCAGTGGGCGACCATCGCCGCGCTCGAAAGCCCCGAGAGCCGGGCCTTCATCGAAAAGGCCAAGGCGGCCTTCCGCCGCCGGCGCGACTTCTTCGTGAAGGGACTCGAAGAGCTGGGCCTGCCCACCCCCATGCCCCACGGGGCCTTCTACGTGATGCCCGACGTGCGGCGGATCCACGAAGACGAGCTGAAGGCGGCCGAGATCATGCTCGACCGGGCGCGGGTGGTGGTCGTGCCGGGCACCGACTTCGTGGCCCCGGGGCACGTGCGCATGAGCTACGCCACCTCGGACGAAAACCTGGAGCGGGCGCTGGAGCGGCTGGCCGGGCTGTTCTGA